Genomic window (uncultured Desulfovibrio sp.):
TACAGCACTTATGGTGGATAAGGCATGGGGACAAGATGTAAGCATAAAATAAGTTAAAGGGGGCGCATACAATGAGGCAACTAATACTAACCTTAGCTTGCTCTCTGCTCCTCATAATTCCAAGCACTAAGCAGCCGCAAGCAGACGTAATGCAACCACCACCAGAAGCGCCACAAGATATAGAGGTTGTTTACTCTCCTGCTCCTGATGGCTTCCCTCAAGACCTCTGGGACAGACTAACAGAAGAGGACGCGAGGGACGAGGCAGCAAAGCAAAGCAAACTAATCGCCCCACGTTTAGATACTTATCGAAAATCAGTAGACGGGTTATTAAACTAGAGAACGCTATGGAACATAAAACCGCCCTTCCTCATTACTACACAGTAGCGGAAGCCGCTGACGTCCTTGGCTACGCCTCACCAAGCACGATAAAAAACGGTTGCCAAAGCGGCAAGGTGCCTGCGTATAAGGTAGCCAAAACGTGGCTAATACCGGAAGAGTGGGTCGAAGAGCAACTTAAATTAGACATAAAACCACAAGGAAACAGGGGTGTTGCAAGAAAATAGCCGATAAAGGCTAAAAAGTTCTTGATCTGAATGGCCGATATCGGCTAAAAGGGAATCACGCAAAGGGGAGTATGCCCAAAGCTGGTTCCCTTTTTCTTTTCTCCATATTTAGCCGATACAGGCTAAAGTTCTTTCTCATAGGGCACACGGTTCACCAAAGACCACCACGCCCCACCGCTGACACCGAAAGGAACGGACACAGGGCGGGCCTATAGAGAGCGAAAGAAAAACAACGAAACACACTCGCACACAGGAGTTTGCATATGATTGATACGCACATTCTTTTTCTGCTTGAGTACCCGCAAAGGCACGATGCTGCTGCTTGCTATGCTGACGGAAAGCTTCGTGCATTGCATGTTTACACCGAAAGCAAAGACGGCAAGCTAGAATTTCATCGGTGCTGGGAAGAAATAGAACCAACTTTGGCAGCCGTAAGGGCATGGCTTGGCTACTAGCCGATTTTGACAACAGCCCGCATAGGGCTTACATATGAGGCACAAAGGCCATGCTAAAACGCCTTGCAGACTGGCTTGAAAAATTGAGCGTTGCGGCCCTTGCCGTGGGCTTGTTTCAGGGTAAAACCGCAGCCGTAGCCGTGGGTGTTCTCGCCTTGCTCGGTTGCTTATGGCTGACAAAGAAAAGGGGGTAATTAAATGGCAGCTTATGTTTTAACAACACTCTTGATTATTGCCGTTACCTGCCTTGGATTGTATGTAGCCAAGAAAGAACGTCAGGAAAAGAAGACACACAACTAGCAGAAGATAAACAAACGAAATTGAAAGGCCGCTCTGGTTAAATCCGGGGCGGCTTTTTTGTTTTTCTAAGGGGAAATTAA
Coding sequences:
- a CDS encoding helix-turn-helix domain-containing protein → MEHKTALPHYYTVAEAADVLGYASPSTIKNGCQSGKVPAYKVAKTWLIPEEWVEEQLKLDIKPQGNRGVARK